Proteins encoded by one window of Cervus canadensis isolate Bull #8, Minnesota chromosome 18, ASM1932006v1, whole genome shotgun sequence:
- the SDR42E1 gene encoding short-chain dehydrogenase/reductase family 42E member 1: protein MDFHKSPKETVLITGGGGYFGFRLGCALNQQGVHVILFDISRPAQTIPEGIQFILGDIRHLSDIENAFQGVDVACVFHIASYGMSGREQLNRSLIEEVNVGGTDNILQACRRRGVPRLVYTSTFNVIFGGQVIRNGDESLPYLPLHLHPDHYSRTKSIAEKKVLSANGTALERGGGVLSTCALRPAGIYGPGEQRHLPRIVSYMEKGLFRFVYGDPKSLVEFVHVDNLVQAHILASEALKANKGHIAAGQPYFISDGRPVNNFEFFRPLVEGLGYKFPSIRLPLTLIYCFAFLTEMTHFILGRLYNFQPFLTRTEVYKTGITHYFSLEKAKKELGYEAQPFDLQEAVEWFKAHGHGRLPGSRDSKCLVRDGLVILLLVTVVLAWLLPSVILSV from the exons ATGGATTTCCACAAATCTCCGAAGGAAACGGTCCTCATTACAGGAGGAGGTGGCTATTTTGGATTCCG CCTTGGCTGTGCTCTGAACCAACAGGGAGTCCATGTGATTCTGTTTGACATCAGCCGCCCTGCTCAGACCATTCCAGAAGGCATCCAGTTTATACTGGGAGACATCCGCCATCTCTCTGACATAGAGAACGCCTTCCAGGGTGTCGACGTGGCTTGTGTGTTCCATATCGCGTCTTACGGTATGTCGGGGCGCGAGCAACTGAATCGAAGCCTGATTGAAGAAGTCAACGTGGGGGGCACAGACAACATCCTCCAGGCGTGCAGGAGGAGAGGGGTGCCGAGATTAGTGTACACGAGCACTTTCAACGTCATCTTTGGAGGGCAGGTCATCAGAAATGGAGACGAATCTCTGCCTTACCTGCCCCTTCACCTCCATCCTGATCACTACTCTCGGACCAAATCTATCGCTGAGAAGAAGGTGCTGTCAGCCAATGGTACAGCCCTGGAGAGGGGTGGTGGGGTCTTGAGCACCTGTGCCCTGAGGCCGGCTGGCATCTACGGGCCCGGAGAACAGAGGCACCTCCCCAGGATAGTGAGCTACATGGAGAAGGGCCTGTTCCGGTTTGTGTACGGAGACCCCAAGAGTCTGGTGGAATTTGTCCACGTAGACAACTTGGTGCAGGCTCACATCCTGGCCTCAGAGGCCCTGAAAGCCAACAAGGGCCACATTGCCGCCGGGCAGCCCTACTTCATCTCAGACGGCAGGCCCGTGAACAACTTTGAGTTCTTCCGGCCTCTGGTTGAGGGCCTGGGCTACAAGTTCCCGTCCATCCGCCTGCCCCTGACCCTCATCTATTGCTTCGCTTTCCTGACAGAGATGACCCACTTCATCTTGGGGCGACTCTACAACTTCCAGCCCTTCCTCACCCGCACCGAAGTTTACAAAACCGGCATCACGCATTACTTTAGCCTGGAGAAAGCCAAGAAGGAGCTGGGGTATGAGGCTCAGCCATTTGACCTCCAGGAGGCAGTCGAGTGGTTTAAAGCCCACGGTCACGGCAGACTTCCCGGGAGTCGTGACTCCAAGTGTCTTGTTAGGGATGGGCTGGTGATCTTGCTCCTGGTCACAGTGGTTCTCGCATGGCTGCTGCCTTCCGTGATCCTGTCGGTGTGA